The genomic segment TCTAGAAGACCTGATTTCCAGAAGAGCTGATTATCAGAAGAGCTGATTATCAGAAGACCTGATTTCCAGAAGAGCTGATTATCAGAAGACCTAATGTTCAAAAGAGTTGATTTCTAGACAAGCTAATTCCCAGGATAGCTGTTTCAGGATCAGTCAGGATTACCCTCATTTTAGCCAGTGAGGAGCCAGTGCCTGATTCTTTTATCATCTCAACCTGAAAATATGTTCATTATTTGGTGTGATGCTTAGTTATTATAAAAACTAAACATATTTCTCATtagtttttctgtttcaaaTTTTAAGACTATGATTAGTATTTAGGTGTTTTATtagtaatatatacatattaatacacacaccttctaaaccgcttatcttTTGGGgcgtggggggagctggagcctatcccagcagtcattgggtggaaggcaggaaacaccctgaacaggtcaaAGACATATTAATAGTCATATGTAATTATGTGAATATTTCTACAAAcaataattgaaaaaaatgttagAAAAAATAATTCTTGAAAGAATTCAGAAAGTTTTTGAGTGTTGATGTCAGTGTtagcatttctctctctctctctctctctctctctctctctctctctctctctctcttcatctctctgtctctctctttctttcttcatctctgtctctttctgtctctctgtctttctctctgtctccctctctccctctctctctctgtctctctgtctctctctctctgtatcagagCTCTGCTCAGGCAGCACTGGAGGACACTGAGAGGATCTTTACTGAGCTGATCTGCTGCATTGAGAGAAAACGCTCTGAGATATCagagctgatcagagctcaGGAGGAGGCTGCAGTCAGAGGAACTGAAGGAGTCCTGGAGAGACTGGAGCAGGAGATTGCTGAGCTGAGGAGGAGAAATACTGAGCTTGACCAGCTTTTACTCACTGTGGACCATCTCCATTTCCTCCAGGTAACAGCAGCGTCAGAACCTGAGATCCAATTCATAAAATCCAGGCCTCACAGTGAAGAGGTTATGGTCACTGATGTCCTGCAGCAAATCTCACTGATCTCCTGCAGCTCCACCCACACAGAATACACAAGCTGactgatgtttgtgtgttaaaacacacacagctattGAAATTGTCACTCATCCTCTTCAtctacaaaacaaacatttgttaACAAACCTAATGCTAGCTAGGCACCAGGAGCAAACAGATACCTTCTTTGCTGTAAGACTGTCAGAGAAAGaaggacattttttaaaaacacttagTAGCTAGTGTGGCGGTGGAGAGGCAGAGTCGCCGCCTAGTCATGGGCACATGTCAAGTCCTTAAAAATGCATATCAGCAAGTTTTTGGTCACTGAGCAATGAAAACAGACTATCTGCAGAAATGAGAGACtaaaggaagaaagagggaaCAGACTCAAATCAAATAAGCagttgaagaaccttttcttgcATTATAAGAGCACTGCTGCATGAGTTGTAGTAGATCTGAGCAGTGAATGTAGTAGTGAGTGTGTCTCCAAAGAGACAGATAAAACAATTTTTGATCTTTAGGCATTAGTGCATTCAAGTCTTcaatattttaaagttttactgaatgagttttggctgtttttcttcctcctcaTGTTCCTTTATCCCTTACGTTTCCGTCTTTGTCTctccatttgtctctgtgtagagtttccAGTCTCTCTCGGCTCCTCCTGGATCTATAGTGTTTCCCACCCTCACTGCCCATCCTGTCCTGTCTTTTGAGGAGGTGGTAATGTCTGTGTCTCAGCTGAGGGACAAAGTGGAAGAATTATGTAAAGAGGAGATCAGAAAGACACCAAATAGAGGTAGATTAATGTATTAACTTATAcaagtacatttgaaagcagTTATCCAAGCTACCACTGCTTCGATCTCCTTTTGAGATGCGTAAATGtatccattcttttcagatcTGCCCTTTATAGGCCAGCATGTTCCAAGCCCTGTCATCTCTGTGCCCACCCTCTCCATGCCCCTTCATCCTCAGGAGCTGCCATCTCCAGAACCCATCCTTTCCAAACCCAACAGTTCTACTCAGGACAGCTCCAGGATCTGTATTACTTACATGTCTGATCCCTTGGACTCCCAAGGCCCCCAGCAATCTGTCCTCATGTACCTTCATCCTCAGGAGCTGCCATCTCCAGAACCCATCCTCCCCAAACCCACCGACTCTAGGTCTGCCAGCATTTGTTTACCTAACATGTCTGATCCCCTGGAGTGTCAAGAACCCCTGGAAGCAGTGCCAATGCCCACCATCTCCATGCCGCTTCCTCCACTGGAGCTGTCAACTTCAGAATCCATCCTCTTCAAACCCTTCGACTCTAGGCCTGCCAGCTATAGTATCTGTTCACCTTACATGTCTGATTCCCTGGAGTCTCAAGAGCCCCTGGAAGCTGTGCCAATGCCCACCATCTCCATGACCCTTCCTCCACTGGAGCTGCCATCTCCAGAACCCATCCTCTCCAAAACCACTGGCTCTAGGCCTGAGAGCCCCAGGATCTGTTTACCTAACATGTCTGATCTCCTGGAGTCTCAAGAGCACCTGGAAGCTGTGCCAATGCCCACCATCTCCATGCCGCTTCCTCCACTGGAGCTGCCATCTCCAGAACCCATCCTCTCCAAGCCTACCACCTCTAGGCCTGAGAGCCCCAGGATCTTTTTACCTAACATGTCTGATCCCCTGGAGTGTCAAGAACCCCTGGAAACAGTGCCAATGCTCACCATCTCCATGCCGCTTCCTCCACTGGAGCTGACATCTCCAGAACCCATCCTCTCCAAACCTACCAACTCTAGGCCTGAGAGCCCCAGGATCTTTTTACCTAACATGTCTGATCCCCTGGAGCGTGAAGAACCCCTGGAAGCAGTGCCAATGCCCACCATCTCCATGCCCCTTCCTCCACTGGAGCTGACATCTCTAGAACCCATCCTCTCCAAGCCTACCACCTCTAGGCCTGAGAGCCCCAGGATCTTTTTACCTAACATGTCTGATCCCCTGGAGTGTCAGGAACCCCTGGAAGCAGTGCCAATGCCCACCATCTCCATGCCCCTTCCTCCACTGGAGCTGACATCTCCAGAACCCATCCTCTCCAAACCTACCAACTCTAGGCCTGAGAGCCCCAGGATCTGTTTACCTAACATGTCTGATCCCCTGGAGTGTCAGGAACCCCTGGAAGCAGTGCCAATGCCCACCATCTCCATACCCCTTCCTCCACTGGAGCTGACATCTCTAGAACCCAACCTCTCCAAACCCACCAGCTCTAGGCCTGAGGTCTCCTGGATCTGTTTACCTAACATGTCTGATCCCCTGGAGCCTCAAGAACCCCTGGAAGCTGTGCCAATGCCCACCATCTCCATGCCGCCACTGGAGCTGACATCTCTAGAACCCAATCTCTCCAAAACCACCGGCTCTAGGCTTGAGGGCTCCAGCATTTAGTCCAAAAGACATTCTCATCATGCAGTCATGCTTGTCTTTGTGAGACTACTTATAGTGTATGACACTTTtgaaaaattattataatttttttttgggaaaGTCACCACCTAATTTGAGAATCTGATGAAAAACATTGTGCAACACTGGATTTAATATCACACTGCAGAcctcagaacagagcttatcaTTTTCTTGAGGGTGGAATTTTACCAGCTGGAAGTTATTAAGATGATAAAATAGTCCCACTTTGAACATAAATTTGTAAATTTTAGCAATGTTGATTTTTGCTATCACTGTTAGTTtactaaactttttttaaagagattgtgcaaccccaattccaatgaagttgggacgttgtgtaaaacataaataaaaacagaatacaatgatttacaaatccttttccacctttattcaattgaatccactacaaagacgagatatttaatgttcaaacggataaactttattgttttttgtaaatattcactcatattgaatttgatgcctgcaacacgttccaaagaagttgggacaggggcttgtttcccactgtgttacatcacctttcctcttaacactcaataagcgtttgggagctgaggacatggattgttggagctttgtaggtggaattctttcccattcctgcttgatgtccagcttcagctgctcagcagtccgggggtctccgctgtcgtattttgagcttcataatgcgccacacattttcaatgggagacggtctggactgcaggcaggccagtctagtacccgcactcttttactacgaagccacgccaAAGttgtggactgtagatgatgaaatccctaaattccttgcagttgcacgttgagaaaagTTGTTCTTAAGCTGTTGGACTATTtcctcacgcagttgttcacaaagtgttATTAAGCGTTCACAAagaattaacctgttcacctgtggaatgttccaaacaggtgatttttgagcattcctcaactttcccagtcttttgttgtccctgtcccaacttctttggaacgtgttgcaggcatcaaattcaaaatgagcgaatatttgcaaaaaaacaataaagtttatccgtttaaacattaaatatctcgtctttgtagtggattcaattgaatgtaggttgaaaaggatttacaaatcatcgtattctgttttatttctgtgtcAAGCTGTTAAGCTGGGACTGAAATCCTCAGGGCTTTGAGGGAAAACTTTCGGATGTGTGGATCCTGTAGAAACTGCAGTGATACATTTGGTTCAACATTTAATTGTTTGGCCACCTCGTCTACTGGAATAACTCTCCTAAACACTATCTACCGGAACAACACTCCATCTTACTTCATTgggaatgggtggggctaaagttctgtaggctgaatgggtggggctaaagttctgtaggctgaatgggtggggctaaatttctgtaggctgaatgggtggggctaaagttctgtaggctgaatgggtggggctaaagttctgtaggctgaatgggtggggctaaagtgctaTAATCTTAaagggcagggctaaactgctgtccACGGACAGGAAACTGCTTTAAGCTGAATGGGTGATCATAAGGttgtccgtacagcagagttTCTCGtggtcttcaaacgcagactgaagaccgtctcttcacacagcacttaaatgagcattgaattaagtattgcttgcaatatattgtggtgcacatatatattatattttattgtattgcacagtgtagtgtaatgtaatgtaatgtgttgtagtgtagtgtagtatagtgtagtgtattgtactgtagtgtagtgtgttgtagtgtattgtagtgtattgtagtgtagtgtgttgtattgtagtgtagtgtcatgtagtgtagtgtagtgtaatgtactgtagtgtagtgtattgtagtgtagtgtgttgtagtgtagtgtagtgtgttgtagtgtattgtagtgtattgtagtgtagtgtaatgtactgtagtgtagtgtactgtagtatattgtagtgtagtgtactgtaatgtaatatggtgtagtgtaatgtactgtagtgtattgtagtgtactgtagtgtactgtagtgtgttgtattgtgttgtgttgtagtgtaatgtattgtagtgtactgtagtgtagtgtattgtagtgtgttgtattgtattgtgttgtattgtagtgtactgtagtgtagtgtattgtactgtattgtagtgtattgtattgtgttgtgttgtagtgtattgtattgtgttgtgttgtagtgtagtgtgttgtagtgtattgtattgtagtgtattgtagtgtattgtagtgtgttgtagtgtgttgtagtgtagtgtattgtactgtattgtagtgtattgtattgtgttgtgttgtagtgtattgtattgtgttgtgttgtagtgtagtgtgttgtagtgtgttgtagtgtagtgtattgtagtgtattgtagtgtattgtagtgtattgtattgtgttgtagtgtgttgtagtgtgttgtattgcactgctctgtgtttaactctgtttctctctgtatctacagtgactgtgtttctatcagtatctgagctcaggaccgtctctctctctaacct from the Pygocentrus nattereri isolate fPygNat1 chromosome 6, fPygNat1.pri, whole genome shotgun sequence genome contains:
- the LOC108410763 gene encoding proline-rich protein 36-like, which codes for MAEGGLSVDQFSCPVCLELLKDPVAIQCGHSFCKVCINGCWDQEDLKGVYSCPQCRRPFAQRPVVGKNTMLAEVVEKLKMMELHPASPAGPGDVECDVCTGRKLKALKSCLVCLASYCETHLQPHYQSPAFKRHKLVKASRCLQEQICSEHERLLEVYCRTDQQCICMLCTMDDHRGHDTVSAAAERAEKQRQMVESQKKYQQKTQEREKELQELKKTVKSHKSSAQAALEDTERIFTELICCIERKRSEISELIRAQEEAAVRGTEGVLERLEQEIAELRRRNTELDQLLLTVDHLHFLQSFQSLSAPPGSIVFPTLTAHPVLSFEEVVMSVSQLRDKVEELCKEEIRKTPNRDLPFIGQHVPSPVISVPTLSMPLHPQELPSPEPILSKPNSSTQDSSRICITYMSDPLDSQGPQQSVLMYLHPQELPSPEPILPKPTDSRSASICLPNMSDPLECQEPLEAVPMPTISMPLPPLELSTSESILFKPFDSRPASYSICSPYMSDSLESQEPLEAVPMPTISMTLPPLELPSPEPILSKTTGSRPESPRICLPNMSDLLESQEHLEAVPMPTISMPLPPLELPSPEPILSKPTTSRPESPRIFLPNMSDPLECQEPLETVPMLTISMPLPPLELTSPEPILSKPTNSRPESPRIFLPNMSDPLEREEPLEAVPMPTISMPLPPLELTSLEPILSKPTTSRPESPRIFLPNMSDPLECQEPLEAVPMPTISMPLPPLELTSPEPILSKPTNSRPESPRICLPNMSDPLECQEPLEAVPMPTISIPLPPLELTSLEPNLSKPTSSRPEVSWICLPNMSDPLEPQEPLEAVPMPTISMPPLELTSLEPNLSKTTGSRLEGSSI